Proteins from a genomic interval of Salvelinus alpinus chromosome 7, SLU_Salpinus.1, whole genome shotgun sequence:
- the LOC139581121 gene encoding tryptophan 2,3-dioxygenase A-like, producing the protein MSGGCPYFEKRHLLFKSKLHLEEEEEDDSQEGINKASKGGIIYGDYLQLDKVVTAQVLQSELKGNKIHDEHLFIVTHQAYELWFKQILWELDSVREIFISGHVRDERNMLKVNTRIHRIVMIFRLLVDQFAVLETMTALDFYDFREYLSPASGFQSLQFRLLENKIGVLDNLRVPYNRRHYRDNFKGHESEMLLRSEKEPCLLKLVEKWLERTPGLEEDGFNFWVKLEANIFEGLSLEKSKIEKMQDSEEKEEMMEEMTKQKELFTSLFDVKRHEHLLGKGERRISYKALQGALMIYFYREEPRFQVPFQLLSNLMDIDTLMTKWRYNHVCMVHRMIGSKAGTGGSSGYHYLRSTVSDRYKVFVDLFNLAMFLIPRHWVPKLDPNEHTFLFTAEYCDSSYCSSEDSDSDTVSTV; encoded by the exons ATGAGTGGTGGATGTCCATACTTCGAGAAAAGGCACTT GCTATTCAAGAGCAAGCTGCAtctagaagaggaagaggaagatgactCTCAAGAAGGAATCAACAAGGCCAGCAAAGGTGGCATCATCTATGGTGACTACCTTCAG CTTGACAAAGTCGTGACGGCCCAAGTTCTTCAGAGTGAACTGAAGGGGAACAAAATCCACGATGAGCATCTTTTCATTGTCACACATCAAG cttatgaactCTGGTTCAAGCAGATTCTATGGGAACTGGATTCAGTGCGAGAGATTTTCATCAGTGGACAT GTTCGCGATGAACGTAACATGCTGAAGGTCAACACCCGCATACACAGGATTGTTATGATCTTCAGGCTGCTGGTCGACCAGTTCGCCGTACTCGAGACGATGACCGCCTTGGACTTCTATGACTTCAG agagtACCTGTCCCCTGCCTCCGGGTTCCAAAGTCTCCAGTTCCGTCTGTTGGAGAACAAGATCGGGGTCCTTGACAACCTGAGAGTCCCCTACAACAGGCGCCACTACAGGGACAACTTCAAAGGACATGAGAGTGAGATGCTGCTTAGATCTGAGAAGGAGCCTTGTCTGCTGAAATTGGTGGAG AAATGGCTGGAAAGAACCCCAGGTCTTGAAGAGGATGGGTTTAACTTTTGGGTTAAACTGGAAGCCAACATCTTTGAAGGATTGAGTCTTGAAAAAAGTAAAATAGAG AAAATGCAAGActctgaggagaaggaggagatgaTGGAAGagatgacaaaacaaaaagagcTATTTACTTCTCTGTTTGATGTCAAAAGACATGAGCATCTTTTGGGCAAAG GTGAGAGACGGATCTCCTACAAAGCTCTCCAAGGAGCTCTGATGATCTACTTCTACAG GGAGGAGCCCAGGTTCCAGGTTCCCTTCCAACTCCTGTCCAACCTGATGGACATTGATACCCTCATGACAAAATGGAGAT ACAACCATGTGTGCATGGTGCACAGAATGATTGGCAGCAAAGCAGGCACTGGAGGCTCATCTGGCTACCACTACCTCCGCTCTACTGTCAG tgATCGCTACAAAGTCTTTGTGGATCTCTTCAACCTGGCCATGTTTTTGATACCTCGGCATTGGGTGCCTAAACTAGACCCCAACGAGCACACCTTTCTGTTCACCGCAGAGTACTGTGACAGCTCCTACTGCAGTAGTGAGGATTCAGACTCGGACACTGTCTCAACTGTCTAA